The following proteins are encoded in a genomic region of Bubalus kerabau isolate K-KA32 ecotype Philippines breed swamp buffalo chromosome 15, PCC_UOA_SB_1v2, whole genome shotgun sequence:
- the CASP1 gene encoding caspase-1, giving the protein MADKVLKEKRKLFVHSVSKGTINGLLDELLEKRVLNQEEMEKVRDENDTAMDRARVLIDNVIRKGPWACQICISHICEEDSHLAGILGLISGSQSENYLRQKPQAVVPPFPAPQAMKDNPVKLASSGPGGNLKLCPPETAQRIWKEKSGEIYPIMEMSNRTRLALIICNTEFENLTRRDGADVDTRNMKVLLEGLGYKVDVKENLTASEMILELKAFAARSEHQTSDSTFLVFMSHGIRAGICGKKYSEEVPDILKVDDIFQILNTGNCPALKDKPKVIIIQACRGEKQGMVWVNDSVAASGNCSLVAPEDFESDAIKKAHIEKDFIAFCSSTPDNVSWRHPIFGSLFIIKLIKTFQEYAWSCDLEEIFRKVRFSFELPDGKVQMPTAERVTLTRCFYLFPGY; this is encoded by the exons ATGGCcg ACAAGGttctgaaagagaagaggaagctgTTTGTTCATTCAGTGAGCAAGGGTACAATAAATGGCTTGCTGGATGAGCTATTAGAAAAAAGAGTGCTGAACCAGGAGgagatggaaaaagtaagagatgAAAATGATACAGCTATGGATAGAGCCCGAGTTTTGATAGACAATGTTATTCGTAAAGGACCTTGGGCATGCCAAATCTGCATCAGCCATATTTGTGAAGAAGACTCCcacctggcaggaatactggggctCATTTCAG GTTCACAGTCTGAAAATTATCTTAGACAAAAACCCCAAGCAGTGGTCCCTCCTTTTCCAG CTCCTCAGGCAATGAAGGATAACCCAGTTAAGCTTGCATCTTCAGGACCAGGAGGGAACCTCAAGCTTTGCCCCCCAGAAACAGCCCAaagaatatggaaagaaaaatcaggaGAG ATTTACCCAATAATGGAAATGTCGAACCGCACACGTCTTGCCCTTATTATCTGCAACACAGAGTTTGAAAATCTTACCAGAAGAGATGGAGCTGATGTTGATACCAGAAATATGAAGGTGCTACTAGAAGGTCTGGGATACAAGGTGGATGTGAAAGAAAATCTCACTGCTTCG GAAATGATTTTAGAACTGAAGGCATTTGCTGCTCGCTCAGAGCACCAGACCTCTGACAGTACTTTTCTGGTATTCATGTCTCATGGAATTCGGGCTGGCATTTGTGGGAAGAAATACTCTGAAGAAGTCCCAGACATATTAAAAGTTGATGACATCTTTCAAATTTTGAACACCGGGAACTGCCCAGCTTTGAAGGACAAACCCAAGGTGATCATTATCCAGGCCTGCCGTGGTG AGAAGCAAGGGATGGTATGGGTAAACGATTCAGTAGCAGCTTCTGGAAACTGTTCCTTAGTGGCCCCAGAAGATTTTGAGTCTGATGCCATTAAGAAAGCCCACATAGAGAAGGATTTTATTGCTTTCTGCTCTTCAACACCAG ATAATGTTTCCTGGAGACATCCCATATTTGGctctctttttattattaaactcATCAAAACTTTTCAAGAATATGCCTGGTCCTGTGACCTGGAGGAAATTTTCCGAAAG gtTCGATTTTCATTTGAGCTGCCAGATGGTAAGGTACAGATGCCCACTGCTGAAAGAGTGACTTTGACAAGATGTTTCTACCTCTTTCCAGGATATTAA
- the LOC129627976 gene encoding caspase-13 isoform X1 — translation MAEDEHNKNPLKMLESLGKELISGLLDDLVEKNVLKLEEEEKKKIYDAKLQDKARVLVDSIRQKNQEAGQVFVQTFLNIDKNSTSIKAPEETVAGPDESAGSAATLKLCPHEEFLKLCKERAGEIYPIKDRKDRTRLALIICNTEFDHLPPRNGAALDILGMKQLLEGLGYTVEVEEKLTASDMESVLWKFAAREEHKSSDSTFLVFMSHGILDGICGTMHSEEEPDVLPYDTIFRTFNNRNCLSLKDKPKVIIVQACRGANRGELWVSDSPAALADSFSQSSENLEEDAVYKTHVEKDFIAFCSSTPHNVSWRDVKKGSLFITRLITCFQKYAWCCHLEEVFRKVQQSFEKPNVKAQMPTVERLSMTRYFYLFPGN, via the exons ATGGCTG AAGACGAACACAACAAAAACCCACTTAAGATGTTGGAATCTTTGGGCAAAGAACTCATTTCTGGCCTTTTGGATGACCTTGTGGAAAAAAATGTCCTGAAattggaggaagaggagaagaaaaaaatttatgatgCCAAACTTCAAGACAAAGCCCGGGTCTTGGTTGATTCTATACGACAGAAAaaccaagaggcaggtcaagtctTTGTTCAAACTTTCCTAAACATAGACAAAAATTCCACCAGTATAAAAG CTCCTGAGGAAACTGTGGCTGGACCAGATGAGTCAGCGGGATCTGCAGCTACCCTCAAGCTTTGCCCTCATGAAGAATTCCTGAAACTGTGTAAAGAAAGGGCTGGCGAG ATCtacccaataaaggacagaaaggaccGCACTCGTCTGGCTCTCATCATATGCAATACAGAGTTTGATCATCTGCCTCCCAGGAATGGGGCTGCCCTTGACATCCTTGGAATGAAGCAGCTGCTTGAGGGTCTTGGCTACACTGTGGAAGTGGAAGAGAAACTCACAGCCAGC GACATGGAATCAGTGCTGTGGAAATTTGCTGCACGTGAAGAACACAAATCCTCAGACAGTACATTCTTGGTGTTCATGTCTCATGGCATCCTGGATGGGATCTGCGGGACTATGCACAGTGAGGAAGAACCAGATGTGCTACCTTATGATACCATCTTCCGGACATTCAACAACCGTAATTGCCTCAGTCTAAAGGACAAACCTAAAGTCATCATTGTCCAGGCCTGCAGAGGTG CAAATCGTGGGGAATTGTGGGTCAGTGACTCTCCAGCAGCCTTGGCAGACAGCTTTTCACAGTCATCTGAGAACCTGGAAGAGGATGCTGTTTACAAGACTCATGTAGAGAAGGACTTCATTGCTTTCTGTTCCTCAACTCCAC ATAATGTGTCCTGGAGAGACGTCAAAAAAGGTTCTCTCTTCATTACACGACTCATCACATGCTTCCAAAAATATGCTTGGTGCTGTCATCTTGAGGAAGTATTTAGGAAG gtaCAACAATCATTTGAAAAACCAAATGTTAAAGCCCAGATGCCCACTGTTGAACGACTTTCTATGACAAGATATTTCTACCTCTTTCCTGGCAACTGA
- the LOC129627976 gene encoding caspase-13 isoform X2: MAAPEETVAGPDESAGSAATLKLCPHEEFLKLCKERAGEIYPIKDRKDRTRLALIICNTEFDHLPPRNGAALDILGMKQLLEGLGYTVEVEEKLTASDMESVLWKFAAREEHKSSDSTFLVFMSHGILDGICGTMHSEEEPDVLPYDTIFRTFNNRNCLSLKDKPKVIIVQACRGANRGELWVSDSPAALADSFSQSSENLEEDAVYKTHVEKDFIAFCSSTPHNVSWRDVKKGSLFITRLITCFQKYAWCCHLEEVFRKVQQSFEKPNVKAQMPTVERLSMTRYFYLFPGN; this comes from the exons ATGGCTG CTCCTGAGGAAACTGTGGCTGGACCAGATGAGTCAGCGGGATCTGCAGCTACCCTCAAGCTTTGCCCTCATGAAGAATTCCTGAAACTGTGTAAAGAAAGGGCTGGCGAG ATCtacccaataaaggacagaaaggaccGCACTCGTCTGGCTCTCATCATATGCAATACAGAGTTTGATCATCTGCCTCCCAGGAATGGGGCTGCCCTTGACATCCTTGGAATGAAGCAGCTGCTTGAGGGTCTTGGCTACACTGTGGAAGTGGAAGAGAAACTCACAGCCAGC GACATGGAATCAGTGCTGTGGAAATTTGCTGCACGTGAAGAACACAAATCCTCAGACAGTACATTCTTGGTGTTCATGTCTCATGGCATCCTGGATGGGATCTGCGGGACTATGCACAGTGAGGAAGAACCAGATGTGCTACCTTATGATACCATCTTCCGGACATTCAACAACCGTAATTGCCTCAGTCTAAAGGACAAACCTAAAGTCATCATTGTCCAGGCCTGCAGAGGTG CAAATCGTGGGGAATTGTGGGTCAGTGACTCTCCAGCAGCCTTGGCAGACAGCTTTTCACAGTCATCTGAGAACCTGGAAGAGGATGCTGTTTACAAGACTCATGTAGAGAAGGACTTCATTGCTTTCTGTTCCTCAACTCCAC ATAATGTGTCCTGGAGAGACGTCAAAAAAGGTTCTCTCTTCATTACACGACTCATCACATGCTTCCAAAAATATGCTTGGTGCTGTCATCTTGAGGAAGTATTTAGGAAG gtaCAACAATCATTTGAAAAACCAAATGTTAAAGCCCAGATGCCCACTGTTGAACGACTTTCTATGACAAGATATTTCTACCTCTTTCCTGGCAACTGA